The Nocardia higoensis genome has a segment encoding these proteins:
- a CDS encoding enoyl-CoA hydratase/isomerase family protein → MSSELLVDVSAGIAVLTLNRPAQQNAFTPAMAAELGTALARCDAEDAIRAVVITGTPPAFCAGADLSQRVGEVSATIEPAPWRVRKPVIAAVNGHAVGLGLALALQCDLRYLARDAVYGLTQVRRGVIADGYAHWTLPRLVGIANAADIMLTGRTFDGEEAVAMGLANSCLAGGEVLPTAMSVAHDLANGSAPLPVALSKRLLWESLGMSPAMVGRLETDLNEHVAKSVDGGEAMAAFRERRQPDWSGRVSTEWPTWDSTSERPSLD, encoded by the coding sequence ATGAGTTCGGAACTGCTCGTCGATGTCTCAGCGGGCATCGCCGTCCTCACCCTCAATCGTCCCGCCCAGCAGAACGCCTTCACTCCCGCCATGGCGGCGGAACTCGGTACGGCGCTGGCCAGGTGCGATGCCGAGGACGCGATCCGAGCCGTGGTCATCACCGGCACCCCGCCCGCGTTCTGCGCGGGCGCGGACCTGTCGCAGCGCGTGGGCGAGGTCAGCGCGACCATCGAGCCCGCGCCGTGGCGGGTCCGCAAGCCGGTGATCGCAGCCGTCAACGGGCACGCGGTGGGTCTGGGCCTGGCGCTGGCCCTGCAGTGCGACCTGCGCTACCTGGCCCGCGACGCCGTCTACGGCCTCACCCAGGTGCGCCGCGGCGTGATCGCCGACGGCTACGCGCACTGGACGCTGCCGCGCCTGGTCGGCATCGCCAATGCCGCCGACATCATGCTCACCGGCCGTACCTTCGACGGCGAGGAAGCCGTCGCGATGGGCCTGGCCAACTCTTGCCTGGCGGGCGGCGAAGTACTGCCGACCGCGATGTCGGTGGCCCACGACCTCGCCAATGGGTCCGCGCCGCTGCCGGTGGCGCTGTCCAAGCGACTGTTGTGGGAGAGCTTGGGCATGAGCCCGGCGATGGTCGGCCGGTTGGAGACCGACCTCAACGAGCACGTCGCGAAGAGCGTCGACGGCGGCGAGGCGATGGCGGCCTTCCGCGAGCGGCGTCAGCCCGACTGGAGCGGGCGGGTGAGCACCGAATGGCCGACCTGGGACAGCACTTCCGAACGGCCGAGCCTGGACTGA